One segment of Triticum aestivum cultivar Chinese Spring chromosome 2A, IWGSC CS RefSeq v2.1, whole genome shotgun sequence DNA contains the following:
- the LOC123191525 gene encoding uncharacterized protein: MAITDAVPPPPPPPPTWIVVVVLALVHLARVLCVAAGALPYLGFALAWVISAATSGQIVASRAWGESSVPFLFLQALTYGALKVLIYSILALVALLVLLVCVAYVIAAVSGSTSGFKKFRLS, from the exons ATGGCCATCACCGACGCGGTgccgccccctcccccgcccccgccGACGTGGATCGTCGTCGTGGTGCTGGCGCTCGTGCACTTGGCCC gcgtccTCTGCGTCGCGGCGGGAGCCCTCCCCTACTTGGGCTTCGCGCTCGCGTGGGTCATCTCCGCGGCCACGTCTGGACAGATCGTGGCGAGCCGCGCCTGGGGCGAGAGCTCCGTCCCCTTCCTCTTCCTCCAGGCCCTCACGTACGGGGCTCTAAAGGTCCTCATCTACAGCATCCTTGCGTTGGTCGCGCTTCTCGTCCTGTTGGTGTGCGTGGCCTACGTGATTGCAGCTGTATCTGGATCCACTTCGGGATTCAAGAAG TTCAGGTTGTCCTGA